The Duganella sp. BuS-21 sequence AAGGGCAGCATGTAGCGGCGGCTGAGCAGCGGATCGACGGCGCGCGGTGCGGCGGAGCCGGAGGCGGGAGCGGAGGCGGCAGGCAGTGCCTTCAGGATCTCGCGCAGCTCGTCCTCCGCTTCGGCGGCGGGACGGGTTTGCAGCAGGGCGATGCGGGCTTCTTCGATGCGGCCACGGCGCGCCAGCCAGCGCGGCGACTCGGCCAGCAGCAGCGCGCCGGCGCTGAACACCACGCCCGGGGTCAAACACCACCAGAAGATGCTGCGCCACGCATGATCCTTGGCCGCAAACACCGCTGCCGCACGTTCGCCTTCGGCCAGGTGCTGCGCCGCCACGGTGGCGCTTTCCACCGAGTGCGCCTGCATCAAGCCGATCACCGCCGCCGCCACCAGGCCGATGGTCAACAGCAGCTGGAACAAGGCCGCGCCGCGGCCGCGATGACGCGCATGCAGGCACTCGGCCAGGTAGAGCGGCACGATCACGCCGATCAAGCCGCCGCTCACGCCTTGCAGCAGGCGGCCCAGCAGCAGCGGCGTGTAGCCGTCGGCCAGCGCGATCAATGGAATACTGAGCGTGAACAGCACGCCGGACAACACCATCGCCCAACGACGGCCGATCCAGTCGGCCAGCGCACCGGCGAACAGCGAAGACAGCACGGAACCCAGCAGCACCGCCGCCACGATGAAACTCAATTGTTGTGCACTCAAGCGCCAGGCCACCGACGCGGTGGATTCCAGATAAGGCAGCGCGCCGGCGATGATGCCCACGTCGATCCCGTAAAGCAGTCCACCCATCCCTGCAATGAACAATAAGTATCCCATGGCGCGTGCTTGCATCGAGTCTCCGGCTAGTTGGTGGTTAGGTCGATGGCTTCACCTTCAACGAAGACGGCCACCGGTTGTAATTCTGCGTTGAGCACCACAATGTCCGCCCAGGCGCCCGGCGCCAGGCGACCGCGCTCGGTCTCGCCCAGGTAGTCGGCGGGATAGAGCGATAAACGGTTCGAGGCGTCGGCCAGCTCCAGCCCGAGGCCGACGAAGTTGCGCAGCGCCTGGTCCATGGTCAGCACACTGCCGGCCAGCGAGCCGGTGGCGAGACGCACGCAGCCCAGGCATTTGTAGACGCGCTGGCTGCCGAGGCCATACTCGCCGTCCGGCATGCCGGTGGCCGAGGTAGCGTCGGTGACGCCGTACAGGCGCGGAATCGCGCGCAGGGCGGCGCGGATCGCGCCCGGCTGCACGTGCTGCAGGTCGGGAATGATTTCCGCGTATTCCGCATGCGCCAGCGCTGCGCCGACGATGCCGGGCTTGTAGTGATTGAGGCCCGTCATGCCGTTGAACAGATGCGTGAAACCGGCCGCGCCGGCTTCCAGCGCGGCCACGCCGTCTTCATAGCTGCCGTTGCTGTGGCCGACCTGCACGCGGATGCCCAGCGCATTCAGCTCCGGGATCAGCGCCAGGTGGCCGTTGACTTCCGTCGCCAGCGTCATGACGCGGATCGGCGCCAGTTCGTGATAGCTGTTGACCAGGTCCATGCTGCCCACCGCGATTGCGTCCGCCGGCTGCGCGCCCAGGCGGTGGATGCTGAGGAACGGACCTTCCAGGTGCACGCCCAGCATGCGCGCGGCGCCGGCCGGACGCTGCGCGACGCCGGGCGCCAGGCCGCGCAAGGCGCGCCGGATGGAGTTGTCGGTGGCGGTCATGGTGGTGCCCAGCATGGCGGTGGTGCCGTGCCTGGCGTGCGCGCGCGCCACCGTGACGCCGGCGTCGCCGCCCTGCATGATGTCGACGCCGGCCGCGCCGTGCACGTGCAGGTCGACAAAGCCGGGCAGGATGGTCAGGGTGTGGTCCGCGCCCTGGTCTTCGCTGATGTCGAGGATACGTCCGCTTTGTTGGTCGAAGGTGATGCGGCCGTTGATCCAGCCGGCCGGGGTGAGTATGCGTCCAGTCAGCATGGGGTCATTCCGCAATCAAAAGCTCGATGCCGGCTTCCAGCAGGCCGTCGCGGTATTCCGGGCTGATGCCGGCGTCGGTGACCACGGTGTGTACGCGGTCCAGCTGGACGATGCGGTGCAGGCTCACGCGGCCGAACTTGGAAGCGTCGGTCAGCACGATGATCTTTTTGGCCCGCTCCACCATCTTATGATTCAGGCTGGCTTCCGCCTCGTGATGGGTGGTGACGCCGAACTGCAAATCGAAACCATCGACGCCGAGGAACAGCTTGTCGAAGCTGTAGGCCTGCAGGCAGGCTTCGGCCTGCGTGCCCTGAATCGACAGCGACTGCTTGCGCAGCAGGCCGCCGGTCATGATCAGGTCCACGCCCGGCGCGTCGGCCAGCTCCCAGGCGATATTCAGGCCGTTGGTCATGACGGTGATGTTCTGCGCTTCGCGCAGGTGGCGCGCCAGCGAGATGGTGGTGGTGCCGGAATCGATGATGATGTTATCGCCCGGCTGCACCATGCGCGCGGCATAGGCGCCGATGCGCGCCTTTTGCTCGTGGTTGATGGCGTCCTTTTGCGGCACCGTGTGTTCGGTCGGCGGCGTGCGCGCCAGCGTGGCGCCGCCGTGGCTGCGCGTGGCCAGGCCCTGGGATTCCAGCGCACTGAGGTCGCTGCGGATGGTCACCGCTGAAACGCCCAGCTGGTCCACCAGTTCGTTGACCTGAACCGAGCCCTGTTGGGTGAGCGCCTGCAAAATGGTGGCGCGGCGTTGACTGGTATGTCGCATGGCTGTGCTGATAATCTGTCAAAAATGGCAGCTTAACAGATCGCGGCGGCGCTGCCAGCCGGTTCCGTGCCAACTTCGGCGGCGTTATGGTTGCAGGCGCGCGCGTATTGCGCCAGCAGGCGGCCGATCTTGTGTTCGAGCAGGGCGTTGGCCTTGGCGGTCAGCTGGCCCTGCAGCACTTCCAGGTACTGTTCCGGCAGGTGTTGGCTCAGCAGCGACAGCGGAATCTCCAATGCATCCAGGTTGGCGACCAGCTTGTCCACTGCAGCGACCACCGGCGCTTCGCCCCAGTAGTAGCGGCAGCGGTCGCTCAGGCCATAGCGGCGCAGCAGGCGCTGTTCGGCGCTGGTGCCGGGATAGTGTTTGGCCCAGTGCCTCGGCTGCGCCAGCATGGTTTCGTCGAGCACCTGCATCAGGCGCGAGGCCTGGCCGGCGGCGACCAGTTCCTGCTCGATCTGGCACAGCGCCACAAAGCCTTCGCGCAGGGCGAAGGTGGCGGCCGGGCCGACCTTGAGGATGGCGAAGTGGTCGCGCACCATCTGGTGCAGCGCGGTTTCGCGCTGGTAGTCGGTGGAGTGGGCCTCAAACACGATGCCGGGCTGGCCGGCCACGAATTCGGACAGCGTGGCCGCCTGCGCCGCGTCGTAGTGCTGGATGTGGGTGTGATCGAAGTCCACGCCCGGCTGCACCACCATGGCGATCACGCGGCGCCAGGCGCCGTGCAGCTTGTGCTCCATGAAGGCCTTGCGGTGCACGTCCAGTGTGCGGTGCGCGGCATCCGGCGAGGTGGGGGCGCCGGCTTGCGCCAGATTGGCCTCACCGCCCGGAATCGGCACTTCGGTGCCGATTACGTACACCGGCGGCGGCAGGCCGGCCTGCTGCGCCGCTGCTTCGGCGACGAGGCACAGGCGCGCCGAACGCGCGGCGATGGTTTCGTCGCTCAGGATTTGCGGATCGTCGGCGCAGCGCATGCTGCAATCGAGATGGATCTTGTGGAAGCCGGCCGCCGCGTAGGCGGCGATCAGGGTTTCCGCGTGCGCCATGGCGGTGGCCGCGTCCAGTCCCTGCCAGGTGTTGGGACCGAGGTGGTCGCCGCCCAGTACCAGCCGCTCCAGCGGAAAGCCCTGTTCGCGCGCCAGCGCCTGCACGCTGTCGACGAACTGCGGCGGCGTCATGCCGGTGTAGCCGCCGAACTGGTCGACCTGGTTCGATGTGGCCTCGACCAGCAGCACCGTGTCGTAGGTGGTGGCGACGCGCATGGCGGCGCGCAGCACGCTCGGGTGGCTGCAGCACACGCTATACAAGCCGGTGGCCTCGCCACGGCGGTGCGCGGCGATGATTTGCTGGACGGGGGACAGGGAATCGGTGGTCTTCATGGTCGGTCGCTTAGTTGTTGACGGGCGAGGAGGGCTGCGCCGCGCGCGCCGCCGGCATCGCCGAAGGTTGGCGGCAGCACGGGCGGCGTGCGCACGCCGGAGAACAGGTGGCGGCTCATCGCCGCCGGCAGTTTTTCATACAGGTGCGCCAGCTGCGACAGGCCGCCGCCCAGCACGATGGCGTGCGGGTCGAGCGTGATCACCAGGGTGGCCAGCGCGTGCGCCAGCAGGTCGAGGTGCACGTCCAGCGTGCGCTGCGCGATGGCGTTGCCGCCTTGTGCGCGTGCGACGATGGCCAGCGGCGTTTCGTCGCCGGCGCCGAAGTGGCGGTACATCTGCTGCATGCCGGGGCCGGAGACGTAGCGCTCCAGGCAGCCGTGCCGGCCGCACGGACAGTCGATCAGCGGCAGGCCGTGCGACGCCAGCAGCGAAGCGGCCAGCGGCCAGTGGCCCCATTCGCCGGCCACGCCGTTGGAGCCGCGCATCAGGCGGCCGTTGACGCAGTAGCCGCCGCCGGCGCCGGTGCCGATGATGGCGCCGAACATGGTGGCCATGCCGTCGGCCGCGCCGCCCTGCGCTTCGGACAGCGCGAAGCACTGGCAGTCGTTGCCGACGGCGAGCGGGCGTTGCAGGGCTTCTTCCAGCGATTGCACCACCAGGCGGCCGTTCAGCGCCGGCACGTTGGAGCTGACCTGGCGGCCGGTGACGCTGTCGATCACGCCCGGCAGCCCGATGCCGACCGGCGCGCGCAGGCCCAGTGCATCGTCGGCGCGCAGGATCAGGCCCTGCATGGCGGCGATGAAGCCGGCGAAGTCGGTGCCCGGCGTGGCGATGCGTTCGCGGTGGACTTCGCGCAGTTGCGCGCCATCTTCGGCGTAGGCCACCAGCTCGATCTTGGTGCCGCCGATGTCGATGCCGTGGTAGCCGCGCTGCTTAGAATTCGTCATGGCGATAGATGGTGACGCCTTGAACCACGCGGTTCACGATGCCGCCCGTGAAAGGGTTGTCGGGACGCAGCTGCAGTTGCGCCGACTGGTGCAGCGCGTACTGCTGCGCCATCAGCAGCCACAGAGGCGCCAGCCAGGCGTCCGGCCACGATGGCGTGTCGATGCCGAAGTCGCCGCCGGCGCCGATGGTCAGTACGCGCGCGGCCACCTGGTCGCGGCGCAGTTCTTCCAGCAGATCGTGTTCGTAGCGGCGCGACAGCGGGTCGGCGCTGCGGAACAGCAGCACCAGCGTGTCGTGCGTGACGGCCGCTTTCGGGCCGTGGCGGAAACCGAGTGCGCTGTTCGCCATCGTCATCACGCTGCCGGCGGTCAGTTCCATGATCTTCAGCGCGGCTTCCTTGGCCAGCCCTTCCAGCGGGCCGCTGCCCAGGTAGATCACGCGCGAGACGCGCAGCGTCGCCAGTTCGGCCACCGGCGCGGCCCATTGCGCCGATGCCTGTTCGCCGATGTCGGCCAGGGTGTTCAAGCGCCCCGGTTCGAAGTCCGGGTCCAGCACGGCCAGCGCCGCCAGCAGCATGCAGGTGAAGCTGCTGGTCATGGCGAAGCCGCGGTCGCAACTGGCGGCCGGCATCAGCAGGTTGAGCGTCGCTTCGTCGTCCACGCTTTGCGTGGCGAGCGCGCCGTCCGGATTGCAGGTGATGTTGAGGAAGCGCGCATGCGGCACCAGGTCGCGCACCAGCTGCACGGCGGCCGTGCTTTCAGGGCTGTTGCCGCTGCGGGCGAACGACACCAGCAAGGTCGGACCGCCGTTTTCCAGATACAGGGCAGGGTGGGTCAACAGGCTGGTGGTCGAAATGGCGCGCACCTGGCAGGGCCACGCGGCGTTGATTTCGTCCGCGATGATTTCGCCGACATAGGCCGAGCTGCCGGCGCCGGTGAGAATCACGCGCAAGTGCGGGTCGCGCAGTTTGTCGCCGAGGAAGTCGGCGATGCGGCTTTGCTCGGCACTCAGCTGCGCCGCCAGCGCGCGCCACAGGGCGGGTTGGTGGGCGATTTCTTCTGCGGTATCGAGGCCGCCGATATCGCGCCAGTCGGTGGTCTTACGCTGGAATAAGGTAGTCATCGAAAGATCTTTTATGTTGAATGTCAGGCAAAGAGTAAAGTTTAATTTTCGAAAAGTCAAATACGAAAGTAAAAAGAAAGATTGTCCGGCAGCGACATCGGGACTGATGTGTCACTTTTGCCACGTAAACGAAAGTTTGTTGTTCGGTCAACCACTGATTCGAAAGGTTTTACGGATTTTTTTGAATTATCTTCTTTCTTTTTATTGACCTTACTTACTTTTATTTCTAGAGTAAATGCATCGCAACGAAGTTTCTTTCGAAATCAAGGTCATATGAAACAAGTTCTAACGATCACAGCCTTGCTCGCCAGCACGCCTTTGCTGGCCGCCCCGATCGGCAACCTGCGCTCCATTACCCCGGCTGCGGACCAGCAGTGGCAGCTGGTGACCGACACCGGCGCCCAGATACAGCTTAGTCTTCCGCGCGCCGATGTGTTGCATATCTGGGCCGGTCCCAAGTCCGGCCTGACCGGCGCCGGCGACAAGGCCGCGCCAATTGTGGTGGCGACGCCGGCGGCCACGGTGGAGCACAGCATCAGCGAGCAGGCCGACCATATCCTGATTCGCACGCCGGCCCTTATCCTGCGCATCGACCGCAAGCCGCTGCGTTTCAGCCTGTTCCGCGCCGGCGACGCGCAGCCGCTGTGGCGCGAGGTGCAGCCGCTGGAGCTGGGCGACAAGCAAAGCGTGCAGACCCTGTCGAGCGACAAGGGCGAGCGCTTCTTCGGCGGCGGGCAGCAGAACGGCCGCTATGAATTCAAGGGCAAGCAGCTGCAGGTATCGTACTCCGGTGGCTGGGAAGAGGGCGACCGTCCGAGTCCTGCACCGTTCCTCATGAGCTCACGCGGCTGGGGCATGTTGCGTAATACCTGGTCCGATGGTAGTTATGACCTGCGCCAGAACGATCAGATCTCGCTGGAACATGACGAGGCGCGCTTCGATGCCTACTACTTCGTCGGCAAGGACGTGCGCGATGTATTGGCGCGCTACACCGAGTGGACCGGCCGCGCGCGCATGCTGCCGCGCTGGGCGCTGGAGTACGGCGATGCCGATTGCTACAACGATGGCGACAACGTCAAGAAGCCTGGCACTGTGCCGAAAGGCTGGAGCGACGGCCCGACCGGCAAGACGCCGGACGTGGTGGAGTCGGTGGCGCGCAAGTATCGCGAGCACGATATGCCGGGTGGCTGGATTTTGCCGAACGACGGCTACGGCTGCAGCTACACGGCGCTGCCTGAAACGGTGCAGGGCCTGGCGAAGTATGGCTTCCGCACCGGCCTGTGGACCGAGAACGGCGTTGAGAAAATGGCGTGGGAAGTGGGCACCGCCGGCACCCGCGCGCAGAAGCTGGATGTGGCGTGGACCGGCAAGGGCTATCAGTTCTCGCTGGATGCGAACAAGTCGGCGTATGACGGCATTTTGAATCATTCCGAAGGCCGTCCGTTCATCTGGACCGTGATGGGCTGGGCGGGTACGCAGCGCTACGCCGTCACCTGGACCGGCGATCAGAGCGCCAGCTGGGACTATATCCGTTGGCACGTGCCGACCTTGATTGGTTCCGGCTTGTCCGGCCAGGCGTATGCCACCGGCGATGTGGATGCGATCTTCGGCGGAAGTCCGGAGACCTATACGCGCGATTTGCAGTGGAAGAGTTTTACGCCGGTGCTGATGGGGATGTCCGGCTGGGCGGCGGCGGAGCGCAAGCACCCATGGTGGTTTGCCGAGCCGTATGTGAGCATCAATCGCCGCTATCTGAAGTTGAAGATGCGCCTGACGCCATATATGTACACGCTGATGCGCGAGGCCGAACAAAGCGGTGCGCCGCTGGTGCGTGGGCTGATGTGGGATAACGCCGATGATCCGGCGGCTTATACCGAGGCTTACAAGTATCAATATCTGCTGGGACGCGATCTGCTGGTGGCGCCGGTGTATCGCAGCCAGGCGGTGAGCCAGGGCTGGCGGCGCGACATCCATCTGCCGCAGGGGCAATGGTTTGATTACTGGGATGGCCGGCAGGCCACGGCGGGCAAGGGCGGACGCGATATCGATCTGGCGGTGACGTTGGACAAGCTGCCGGTGTTTGTGCGCGCCGGTGCGATTCTGCCGATGTATCCGGAGATGCTGTACGACGGCGAGAAGCCGAAGGATGTGCTGACGCTGGACTTGTATCCGCAAGGTGCTTCCGAGTTCACGCTGTATGAGGACGACGGCAATACGCGGCGCTATCAGGAAGGTGCGTTCAGCCAGCAGGTGATTCGCATGAACGCGGCGGCTGGCGGCGTGCAGGTGGATGTTGAGCCGGTAGTGGGTAGCTACGACGGCCAGCCGCCGCGCCGCGCCTATGCACTGCGCATGTTGACGCGTCAGCGCCCGGCCGCCGTGAGCGTCGGCACCGCCGCCAATGCGGCCGTGCTGCCACCGCTGGCCGACCGCGCCGCGTTCGATGCGGCTGCCGAGGGCTGGTATTTCGACGCCGCCGAGCGTCTGGGCACGCTGCACGTCAAGACGGCGAGCCGGGACATTCGCCAGCCGCTGCGCTTCAGCGTGCAGGCAGCTCCCGCCGCCGCGCCGACCGCCATCGCCGTCGCCGACGACGCATTCCCGGCCGCGCCAGCGTTGGGCCGCGCCATTCCTGTCGACGCCATGATGGTGATGAACCGCCCATCCGAAGAAAGCGGCTACCCGATTGAAAACGCCTTCGATAACAATCCCGCCACCTGGTTCCGCACCACGCGCAGCCCGGCAGTGCAGGGCGGGCCGCACGAATGGGTGATCGGCTTCACCGAGCGCCGCCTGATCGACGGCATCGAACTCGCGCCGCGCAACGACCAGCACTGGAAGAACGGCCAGATCCGCGACTACGAAATCTACATGGGCGACAACAACGGCGACTGGGGCAAACCGATCAAGCGCGGCCAGCTGAAACTGGAGCAGGGCGTGCAGTCGATCAGCTTCCCGCCCGCCGTCGGCCGCCTGCTGCGCTTCCGCGTGTTGAGCACCCAGAATCCCGAAGGCGAGGCGGCGGCGACGACCGACCCGATGGTCACCGCAGCCGGCGCACCCGCAGCGCGCGCCTTCAACGCCTCAGCCGCCAGCGAAGTGGCGCCGATCACGCTGTCCGCATTCCGCGTGATGGCCTACCAGCCGAAGGAAGGCCCGGAACAACAGCAATTCCTGTCCGACCTTGCCCTGCCGAAGAGCGTGGGCCGCGACAAGCCCGCACGCGGCAAGGAGATGCGCATGAACGGCCTGTGGTTCCGCAAGGGTCTCGGCGTAGGACCGAACAGCCGCATCGACCTGCAACTGGCGGGCAACTGGAACCTGCTGCGCGCCGATCTGGGCGTGGACGACAGCTGCCGCACTGCCGGCGGCCTGCAGTTCCAGGTCTGGAGCGGCGAGCGCCTGCTGTACGACAGCGGCCTGATTACCGCACCGGCCGTGGTCAAGCCCGAGATCGACGTGCGCGGACTAAGCCAGATCAGCCTGCGCACCCTCGGCGCACGCGGTGCCAGGCCGGATCAGGTATGCGGCAACTGGGCCAATGCAGTCCTGCTGGGCACGGAGGGCAGTACCGTCAGCCCACGCTAAGCCAGACAAAGTTTTCACACGAAAGAGCCCCTCTCCGGACCGGGGAGGGACTGTTGCAGCCTCACGATAACAAACCATGTACAAAAGGGAGAGAACCATGCAGATGAAAAAATTGGTAACCGCGATGATGGCGGCGGGTCTGGCTTCGGGCGCAATCGTAGCCAAAGCCGCCGAGGAAGCGGAAGACAAGATCGTGCGCGTCGAGGTGACCGGTTCGAGCCTCAAGCGCATCAACGCTGAAACGGCGTCGCCGGTGCAGGTGATCGACGCCAAGCAGATCGAGAACATGGGCGCGCGCACGTTGCTGCAAGTGCTGGACAACCTGCCGGCGGCGCGTCCGGCGCAGCAGGACTTCCGCTCCATGTTCACCGGCTCGGACGGTGCTTCGCAGGCCAATCTGCGCGGCCTCGGTGCGCAAGGCACGCTGGTGCTGCTGAACGGACGCCGCCTGTCGTTCTACGGTGCCCCGGCCGGCTTCCAGACCATGTTCGTCAACATCGACGCGATTCCCGCCGCCGCCATCGAGCGCATGGAAATCCTGACCGACGGCGCCTCGGCGGTCTATGGTTCCGACGCGGTGGCCGGCGTGATCAACGTCATCACCAAGAAGAGCTTCCAGGGCCTGGAAGCGCGCGGCAACGCCGACTTCTCGCGCGACGTGAAATCCTACGGCGAACGCCAGGGCAGCTTGATCTACGGCCATGGTGACTTGAACAGCGACGGCTACAACGTCTACGGCTCGGTCAACGTCTACCAGCGCGACCGCATCTCTTCCGCCGACACCTACCTGAAACGTCCGGCTGCTTTCTACGACAACAATCCATCCTTCGTGCCGGGCTTCCGCGTCGGCACCGGCAGCGAGCCGGGTGTGGTCAATCCGGGCACCTTCTTCGTGTTCGACAAAGCCAACAACAATGCCCGCACCCAGCGCGCGGTGAAGGGTTGCAGCACCTCGATCACCGAGGCCTCGGGCACCCGCTGCGTGTGGAACTCGCTGCCGTATGCGCTCGACACCGGCCCGACCTCGGACCGCGTCACCGCCTTCCTGGCAGGTCGCGTGAAGCTGGGCGACGATCTGGAAGGGTTTGCCGAAACCGCGCTGACCCAGATCAAGCTGCGCGGCGAGAACGGCCCGCGCAGCTTCAACAGCGGCAGCACCAACAACTGGTTCGCCCGTAATACCGGCACCAAGCTGAATACCTTCGCCATTCCTTACCTGGGCCCGAACAACAGCTACCTGAAAGGCAAGCTCGATGCCGACATGGTGGCCAAGATGGGTGGCGCGGCGGGCCTTAACTACGTCATGCAGGACGCCACCGGTCACTTCGGCCAGACCAACAAGGACCAGAGTTATCGCGCCCTGGCCGGTCTGCGCGGCAGCATCGGCGGCGGCTGGGACTTTGAAACGGCGTTGAGCGTGGCGGGCAGCCATTCCACGCTGTACCAGACCATCAACATCAACACCGCCGGTTTCGCCAAGGCCTTCGGTCCGTTCACCACCGATCCGGTCACCGGCCGCAGCTATATCTCCGACAATCCGGCTTACAAGTTCGGCGAGATCAGCGAATCGAATGCCGCGCTGCTGCGCCAGGCCTATCCAACCTTCGACATCCAGTCGTGGACCAAGCTGATTACCTGGGACGGCAAGGTGGAAGGCACGCTGTTCAAGCTCGGCGAACGTGAAGTGCGCGCCGCCTTCGGCGCCAGCGTGATGCGCGAGAGCTTCTACACGCCCGGCAATCCCGACGCGGCCAACGGCCTGATTACGCAGCAGGGCGGCTCGTGGTTCGACGGCCAGCGCAACATCGGCGCCGTGTTCGGCGAGGTGGTGGTGCCGCTGACCGACACGCTGGAGCTGAACGCCGCCGCGCGTCTCGACAAATATCCGCACTTCGACGCCAACCTGGCGCCGAAGGTCGGGGTGCAATGGCGCGCGCGGCCGGAGCTGATGGTGCGCGGCACGTACTCCGAAGGCTTCCGCGCGCCCAACCTGGCCGAATCGGGCAGCGGTGGCGTGTTTGCGCAGGTCGGCGGTATCCGCGACACCGTGCGCTGCGACGAAACCAATGCCATGGCGCGCCTGTTGATGAAGTCCGTCACGCCGGCCGAAGCGGAGCTGGGCAAGAACCTGTTGAACTCCAACTGCTCGACCACCGTCGGCGGCCTGACGCCGCCGAACCCGCAACTGCGTCCGGAAAAAGCCAAGATCTCCACCTTCGGCCTGGTGATGCAGCCGGTGAAGGACGTCAGCATTTCGCTCGACTACTGGTTCGTCTATCGCCGCAACGAGATCGTGCGCCAGGACTTCAATGAGCTGTTCACGGAGCTGGTGGATAAATACGGTCCTGGCCTGTCCGGCACCAGCGCCGCCATCCGCAATCCGATCAGCGACGCGGACCGGGGCAATATGGCGGCGGTGGCGGCCATGTGCAATAACGCGGCCAATGCTGCGGCTTGCGCCGGCGGCATTCCGGGCTACTCGGTCGGTAATATCGGCGGCCTGATTAACTCCTACTCGAATCGTGGCCGCACGCTGCTCGACGGTTTCGATATCGATGCGCGCACCCGCTTCTCGCTGGGCGACATGGGGCGCCTGAATACCGGCATCTCGGCCACCATCCGCAAGCGCGAGACCTACAACAGCGAAGACGGCAGCGGCTTCACCGGCAACAACGTGGGTTATTACGATTCGCCGCGCATCCGCGCCACCTTCAATGCCGACTGGGCCTACCGCAATTTCGTCACCAGCCTGTTCGTCAACTACACCGGCAAGACCAAATGGGCCTACGGCGAGTGGGACACCG is a genomic window containing:
- a CDS encoding N-acetylglucosamine-6-phosphate deacetylase gives rise to the protein MLTGRILTPAGWINGRITFDQQSGRILDISEDQGADHTLTILPGFVDLHVHGAAGVDIMQGGDAGVTVARAHARHGTTAMLGTTMTATDNSIRRALRGLAPGVAQRPAGAARMLGVHLEGPFLSIHRLGAQPADAIAVGSMDLVNSYHELAPIRVMTLATEVNGHLALIPELNALGIRVQVGHSNGSYEDGVAALEAGAAGFTHLFNGMTGLNHYKPGIVGAALAHAEYAEIIPDLQHVQPGAIRAALRAIPRLYGVTDATSATGMPDGEYGLGSQRVYKCLGCVRLATGSLAGSVLTMDQALRNFVGLGLELADASNRLSLYPADYLGETERGRLAPGAWADIVVLNAELQPVAVFVEGEAIDLTTN
- a CDS encoding DeoR family transcriptional regulator yields the protein MRHTSQRRATILQALTQQGSVQVNELVDQLGVSAVTIRSDLSALESQGLATRSHGGATLARTPPTEHTVPQKDAINHEQKARIGAYAARMVQPGDNIIIDSGTTTISLARHLREAQNITVMTNGLNIAWELADAPGVDLIMTGGLLRKQSLSIQGTQAEACLQAYSFDKLFLGVDGFDLQFGVTTHHEAEASLNHKMVERAKKIIVLTDASKFGRVSLHRIVQLDRVHTVVTDAGISPEYRDGLLEAGIELLIAE
- a CDS encoding D-tagatose-bisphosphate aldolase, class II, non-catalytic subunit, giving the protein MKTTDSLSPVQQIIAAHRRGEATGLYSVCCSHPSVLRAAMRVATTYDTVLLVEATSNQVDQFGGYTGMTPPQFVDSVQALAREQGFPLERLVLGGDHLGPNTWQGLDAATAMAHAETLIAAYAAAGFHKIHLDCSMRCADDPQILSDETIAARSARLCLVAEAAAQQAGLPPPVYVIGTEVPIPGGEANLAQAGAPTSPDAAHRTLDVHRKAFMEHKLHGAWRRVIAMVVQPGVDFDHTHIQHYDAAQAATLSEFVAGQPGIVFEAHSTDYQRETALHQMVRDHFAILKVGPAATFALREGFVALCQIEQELVAAGQASRLMQVLDETMLAQPRHWAKHYPGTSAEQRLLRRYGLSDRCRYYWGEAPVVAAVDKLVANLDALEIPLSLLSQHLPEQYLEVLQGQLTAKANALLEHKIGRLLAQYARACNHNAAEVGTEPAGSAAAIC
- a CDS encoding ROK family protein, with protein sequence MTNSKQRGYHGIDIGGTKIELVAYAEDGAQLREVHRERIATPGTDFAGFIAAMQGLILRADDALGLRAPVGIGLPGVIDSVTGRQVSSNVPALNGRLVVQSLEEALQRPLAVGNDCQCFALSEAQGGAADGMATMFGAIIGTGAGGGYCVNGRLMRGSNGVAGEWGHWPLAASLLASHGLPLIDCPCGRHGCLERYVSGPGMQQMYRHFGAGDETPLAIVARAQGGNAIAQRTLDVHLDLLAHALATLVITLDPHAIVLGGGLSQLAHLYEKLPAAMSRHLFSGVRTPPVLPPTFGDAGGARGAALLARQQLSDRP
- a CDS encoding SIS domain-containing protein, producing MTTLFQRKTTDWRDIGGLDTAEEIAHQPALWRALAAQLSAEQSRIADFLGDKLRDPHLRVILTGAGSSAYVGEIIADEINAAWPCQVRAISTTSLLTHPALYLENGGPTLLVSFARSGNSPESTAAVQLVRDLVPHARFLNITCNPDGALATQSVDDEATLNLLMPAASCDRGFAMTSSFTCMLLAALAVLDPDFEPGRLNTLADIGEQASAQWAAPVAELATLRVSRVIYLGSGPLEGLAKEAALKIMELTAGSVMTMANSALGFRHGPKAAVTHDTLVLLFRSADPLSRRYEHDLLEELRRDQVAARVLTIGAGGDFGIDTPSWPDAWLAPLWLLMAQQYALHQSAQLQLRPDNPFTGGIVNRVVQGVTIYRHDEF
- a CDS encoding NPCBM/NEW2 domain-containing protein is translated as MKQVLTITALLASTPLLAAPIGNLRSITPAADQQWQLVTDTGAQIQLSLPRADVLHIWAGPKSGLTGAGDKAAPIVVATPAATVEHSISEQADHILIRTPALILRIDRKPLRFSLFRAGDAQPLWREVQPLELGDKQSVQTLSSDKGERFFGGGQQNGRYEFKGKQLQVSYSGGWEEGDRPSPAPFLMSSRGWGMLRNTWSDGSYDLRQNDQISLEHDEARFDAYYFVGKDVRDVLARYTEWTGRARMLPRWALEYGDADCYNDGDNVKKPGTVPKGWSDGPTGKTPDVVESVARKYREHDMPGGWILPNDGYGCSYTALPETVQGLAKYGFRTGLWTENGVEKMAWEVGTAGTRAQKLDVAWTGKGYQFSLDANKSAYDGILNHSEGRPFIWTVMGWAGTQRYAVTWTGDQSASWDYIRWHVPTLIGSGLSGQAYATGDVDAIFGGSPETYTRDLQWKSFTPVLMGMSGWAAAERKHPWWFAEPYVSINRRYLKLKMRLTPYMYTLMREAEQSGAPLVRGLMWDNADDPAAYTEAYKYQYLLGRDLLVAPVYRSQAVSQGWRRDIHLPQGQWFDYWDGRQATAGKGGRDIDLAVTLDKLPVFVRAGAILPMYPEMLYDGEKPKDVLTLDLYPQGASEFTLYEDDGNTRRYQEGAFSQQVIRMNAAAGGVQVDVEPVVGSYDGQPPRRAYALRMLTRQRPAAVSVGTAANAAVLPPLADRAAFDAAAEGWYFDAAERLGTLHVKTASRDIRQPLRFSVQAAPAAAPTAIAVADDAFPAAPALGRAIPVDAMMVMNRPSEESGYPIENAFDNNPATWFRTTRSPAVQGGPHEWVIGFTERRLIDGIELAPRNDQHWKNGQIRDYEIYMGDNNGDWGKPIKRGQLKLEQGVQSISFPPAVGRLLRFRVLSTQNPEGEAAATTDPMVTAAGAPAARAFNASAASEVAPITLSAFRVMAYQPKEGPEQQQFLSDLALPKSVGRDKPARGKEMRMNGLWFRKGLGVGPNSRIDLQLAGNWNLLRADLGVDDSCRTAGGLQFQVWSGERLLYDSGLITAPAVVKPEIDVRGLSQISLRTLGARGARPDQVCGNWANAVLLGTEGSTVSPR